A part of Prosthecobacter sp. SYSU 5D2 genomic DNA contains:
- a CDS encoding aspartate kinase: MALIVQKYGGTSVGNPERIRNCARRILETQRAGNQVVAVVSAMSGVTDGLIKLSKEVSPEQEPSEREMDVLLSTGEQTTIALTAMAINALGGKAVSLTGAQAGISTDGMHTKARIVNITPDAVHKMLDEGNIVMLAGFQGETASGEITTLGRGGSDLTAIAMAAAIKADLCQIYTDVDGVYTCDPRVVKCATKIEEISYDEMLEMASSGSKVMQSRSVEFAKKFGVRFEVRSSLNNNPGTLVKEETPGMESVVVRGVSLERNQAKITIDDVPDRPGISSIIFGAIAGANVMIDMIVQNVSFDGETDISFTLSAADLPKAEKALREILGSLGENVALRTESGVAKLSVVGIGMRSHSGVAAKMFKALADVSVNILMISTSEIKTAVIVQEADIENASRAVHTAFGLDAA; encoded by the coding sequence ATGGCTCTCATTGTCCAGAAATACGGCGGTACATCCGTTGGTAACCCAGAACGCATCCGTAACTGCGCCCGCCGCATCCTGGAGACGCAGCGCGCTGGAAACCAGGTGGTGGCCGTGGTCTCCGCCATGTCCGGGGTCACGGACGGGCTGATCAAGCTTTCCAAGGAAGTCTCCCCTGAGCAGGAGCCGAGCGAGCGTGAAATGGACGTGCTGCTTTCCACAGGTGAGCAGACAACCATCGCGCTGACCGCCATGGCCATCAATGCGCTGGGCGGCAAGGCAGTGTCCCTGACGGGCGCGCAGGCCGGCATCTCCACGGACGGGATGCACACCAAGGCCCGCATCGTGAATATCACGCCGGATGCCGTGCACAAGATGCTGGATGAAGGCAACATCGTCATGCTGGCCGGTTTCCAGGGGGAAACGGCGAGTGGCGAGATCACCACGCTGGGCCGTGGCGGTAGCGATTTAACAGCCATCGCGATGGCCGCAGCAATCAAGGCTGACCTGTGCCAGATCTATACGGATGTGGACGGCGTCTATACCTGTGATCCGCGCGTGGTGAAGTGTGCCACGAAGATCGAAGAGATCAGTTATGATGAAATGCTGGAGATGGCCAGCAGCGGCAGCAAGGTGATGCAGAGCCGCAGTGTGGAATTTGCCAAGAAATTTGGTGTGCGCTTTGAAGTGCGCAGCAGCCTCAACAACAACCCAGGAACCCTTGTGAAAGAAGAAACCCCCGGTATGGAATCCGTCGTCGTGCGCGGCGTCAGTCTTGAGCGCAACCAGGCCAAGATCACCATTGACGATGTGCCGGACCGCCCGGGCATTTCATCCATCATCTTCGGCGCCATCGCCGGTGCCAATGTGATGATTGATATGATCGTCCAGAACGTGTCCTTCGACGGCGAGACCGACATTTCCTTTACCCTCAGTGCAGCCGATTTGCCAAAAGCAGAAAAAGCCCTGCGTGAGATTCTGGGAAGCCTGGGGGAAAACGTGGCGCTGCGGACGGAATCCGGCGTGGCCAAGCTAAGCGTGGTCGGCATCGGCATGCGCAGCCACAGCGGCGTCGCGGCCAAGATGTTCAAAGCCCTGGCCGATGTCAGCGTGAACATTCTCATGATCTCCACCAGCGAGATCAAGACCGCCGTGATCGTCCAGGAAGCAGACATTGAAAATGCATCCCGCGCCGTGCATACGGCGTTTGGGCTGGACGCGGCTTGA
- the dnaN gene encoding DNA polymerase III subunit beta: MKFTISKESLQQAIQQVQHVVSARTTLAILSNVLLRAKDGVLELTTTDLDVGVTCSVAAEVEEEGATTLPARRLATIIRELPSENIEISVDEKNVASIRSGPSFFKVLGLTSEEFPALPRFDDAREFRIDQQILRDCLKKTSYAISTDETRYVLNGILFSFKNNTLTMVATDGRRLAMVEQELEFPQSQEVDIIVPTKAVNELARLLGDLGEVIIRVTNTQVGFDLGDGLLISKLIDGNYPNYRQVIPGEAKERIALEREVFLKAISRVSLLASEKSNSVKFQFTPGQVEIIASSPDIGEARETIAINYKGASITIAFNPEFTMAPLRNLSADEVHLHLIDEISPGVLRTGTNFLYVLMPMRVNS; encoded by the coding sequence ATGAAGTTCACGATCAGCAAGGAATCTCTCCAGCAGGCCATCCAGCAGGTACAGCACGTCGTCAGTGCCCGCACCACCCTGGCCATTCTCTCCAACGTCCTGCTCCGCGCCAAGGATGGCGTCCTGGAACTGACCACCACCGACCTGGATGTTGGTGTAACCTGCAGCGTCGCCGCTGAGGTGGAAGAGGAAGGCGCCACCACTCTGCCAGCCCGCCGTCTGGCGACGATCATTCGTGAACTCCCCTCCGAAAACATCGAGATCAGTGTGGACGAAAAAAACGTCGCCTCCATCCGCAGCGGCCCGTCTTTCTTCAAAGTGCTGGGCCTTACCAGCGAGGAGTTCCCTGCCCTGCCACGCTTTGACGACGCCCGCGAGTTCCGCATTGACCAGCAGATCCTGCGCGACTGCCTGAAAAAGACATCCTATGCCATCTCCACGGACGAAACCCGTTATGTGCTCAACGGCATTCTGTTCTCCTTCAAAAACAACACCCTGACCATGGTGGCCACGGATGGCCGCCGTCTGGCCATGGTGGAGCAGGAGCTGGAATTTCCCCAGAGCCAGGAAGTGGACATCATCGTCCCAACGAAAGCTGTGAACGAACTGGCCCGCCTTCTGGGCGACCTGGGCGAAGTCATCATCCGTGTCACCAATACCCAGGTCGGCTTTGATCTGGGCGATGGCCTGCTGATCAGCAAGCTGATAGATGGCAACTATCCGAACTACCGTCAGGTCATCCCTGGCGAGGCTAAGGAACGCATCGCCCTGGAGCGTGAAGTCTTCCTGAAGGCCATCAGCCGCGTTTCCTTGCTGGCCAGTGAGAAGTCCAACTCGGTGAAGTTCCAGTTCACTCCCGGCCAGGTGGAGATCATTGCCAGCAGCCCGGACATTGGTGAGGCGCGTGAAACCATCGCCATCAATTACAAAGGCGCCTCCATCACGATCGCCTTCAACCCCGAATTCACCATGGCTCCCCTGCGCAACCTGAGCGCAGACGAAGTCCATCTGCATCTCATTGACGAAATCAGCCCCGGCGTCCTGCGTACCGGGACCAACTTCCTCTATGTGCTCATGCCCATGCGTGTGAACAGTTAA
- a CDS encoding prephenate dehydrogenase/arogenate dehydrogenase family protein produces MSSETTIAIYGPGLLGGSLALAIQERMPGIALRLWARRDTAEAGIRDRGIQAEFFTDATAAAQGASLIILCTPVETMPAQAAQIAKADLSADCLITDVGSVKGSVVRALEPILGSRFIGSHPMAGSEKAGIETARSCLFQNATCLITPGARTPPSTSKLLLRLRTFWQALGCNVLEMSPEEHDEKVARISHLPHMMAAITTLAALRTDPAAVACVANGFRDTTRVAGGDPGLWTGIALENRQALLVQLQTASTTLTELLEILGKPDEEELRRFLAEAQSLRRTVPAAVS; encoded by the coding sequence GTGAGTTCTGAGACAACCATCGCCATTTACGGACCCGGCCTCCTCGGCGGGTCGCTGGCTCTTGCCATCCAGGAGCGGATGCCAGGAATAGCGTTGCGGCTCTGGGCGCGCAGGGATACAGCAGAAGCCGGCATTCGTGACCGGGGGATCCAGGCGGAATTTTTTACCGATGCGACTGCTGCCGCCCAAGGAGCCAGCCTCATCATTCTCTGCACCCCGGTGGAGACGATGCCTGCCCAGGCAGCCCAGATCGCCAAGGCGGACCTGTCAGCGGATTGTCTCATCACCGATGTTGGCAGTGTCAAAGGCAGCGTCGTACGCGCCCTGGAGCCCATCCTCGGCTCACGCTTCATCGGCAGCCACCCGATGGCCGGTTCTGAAAAAGCAGGCATCGAAACCGCCCGCTCCTGCCTTTTCCAAAATGCCACCTGCCTGATTACACCAGGAGCACGGACGCCCCCGTCCACATCCAAACTTCTCCTCCGCCTCCGCACCTTCTGGCAAGCCCTCGGCTGCAACGTCCTCGAAATGTCCCCTGAGGAGCATGATGAAAAAGTGGCCCGCATCTCCCATCTGCCCCACATGATGGCCGCTATCACCACCCTGGCCGCCCTGCGCACAGATCCCGCTGCCGTCGCCTGCGTAGCCAATGGCTTCCGCGATACCACCCGCGTCGCCGGGGGCGACCCGGGTCTGTGGACCGGCATCGCCCTCGAAAACCGGCAGGCCCTCCTGGTCCAGCTTCAGACAGCCTCAACCACACTGACAGAGCTTCTTGAAATCCTCGGCAAGCCGGACGAAGAAGAACTCCGCCGATTTCTTGCCGAAGCTCAAAGCCTCCGCAGAACAGTCCCGGCGGCCGTCTCCTGA
- the aroA gene encoding 3-phosphoshikimate 1-carboxyvinyltransferase, giving the protein MATLKVRKLKSFPAEISVPGDKSISHRAAMFAGMATGTTIIDGFLPSEDCLCSVKAMEAMGATVEPLEETGGIGLTKLAITGHGPQLKAPSGPVDCGNSGTTIRLLSGILAGQNFTTEMFGDASLSKRPMKRVADPLRLMGAQVEGQGEKICAPLKVTGGSLQAITYTLPMASAQVKSAILLAGLFAPGKTTVIEPVATRNHTERIMSHFGIKWLREGNAISVYGGQSARATDIVVPGDISSAAFWMVAAAASPGQQITLKNVGLNPTRTGVINVLLRMGAHIHNSEETTAGEPRGNVTVKGGELNATVIGGAEIPNVIDELPILAVAAALARGTTRIQDAHELRVKETDRIAAVAENLRRMGVTVTEFDDGMEIQGGAKLHGATISTYHDHRIAMAFAIAGLFAEGETVIEGSECIGTSYPGFEHDLALFQKNETGESPIPVISRAPRKLK; this is encoded by the coding sequence ATGGCCACACTGAAAGTCCGAAAACTCAAATCCTTCCCCGCAGAAATCTCCGTTCCAGGAGACAAAAGCATCAGCCACCGCGCCGCCATGTTTGCCGGCATGGCCACCGGCACCACCATCATTGACGGCTTCCTGCCCAGTGAAGACTGCCTCTGCTCCGTCAAGGCCATGGAGGCCATGGGAGCCACGGTGGAGCCGCTGGAAGAGACCGGCGGCATCGGACTGACCAAGCTGGCCATCACCGGCCACGGCCCCCAGCTCAAAGCCCCCTCAGGTCCTGTGGACTGCGGCAACTCCGGCACCACCATCCGCCTGCTTTCCGGCATCCTCGCCGGCCAGAACTTCACGACCGAGATGTTCGGGGATGCCTCCCTTTCCAAACGCCCCATGAAACGAGTGGCGGATCCTCTGCGCCTCATGGGTGCCCAGGTGGAAGGCCAGGGTGAGAAAATTTGCGCCCCCCTGAAGGTCACCGGAGGTTCCCTCCAGGCCATCACTTACACCCTGCCGATGGCCAGCGCGCAGGTGAAGTCCGCCATCCTGCTGGCGGGTCTCTTTGCCCCTGGCAAGACCACCGTCATCGAGCCGGTGGCCACGCGTAACCACACGGAGCGCATCATGTCCCACTTCGGCATCAAATGGCTGCGTGAAGGCAATGCCATCTCCGTCTATGGCGGCCAGTCCGCGCGCGCCACCGACATTGTCGTGCCCGGCGACATCTCCAGCGCCGCCTTCTGGATGGTGGCCGCCGCCGCCAGCCCCGGCCAGCAGATCACCCTGAAAAACGTCGGCCTTAACCCAACTCGCACAGGCGTCATCAATGTCCTCCTGCGCATGGGTGCCCACATCCACAATTCTGAGGAAACCACCGCTGGCGAGCCTCGCGGCAATGTCACGGTCAAAGGAGGAGAGCTGAACGCCACCGTCATTGGCGGAGCGGAGATCCCCAACGTCATTGACGAGCTGCCCATCCTGGCCGTCGCCGCCGCCCTGGCCCGTGGCACAACCCGCATCCAGGATGCCCATGAGCTGCGCGTCAAAGAGACGGACCGCATCGCGGCAGTCGCTGAAAACCTCCGCCGCATGGGCGTCACTGTCACCGAGTTTGACGACGGCATGGAAATCCAGGGCGGAGCCAAACTCCACGGTGCCACCATCAGCACCTACCACGACCACCGCATCGCCATGGCTTTCGCCATCGCAGGCCTCTTTGCCGAAGGTGAAACCGTCATCGAAGGCTCCGAATGCATCGGCACCAGCTACCCCGGCTTCGAGCACGACCTCGCCCTCTTCCAGAAAAACGAAACCGGTGAATCGCCCATTCCGGTGATTTCCCGAGCGCCACGAAAATTGAAATGA
- the cmk gene encoding (d)CMP kinase: MMNIVITIDGPAASGKSSVARILAQRLGYIYVNTGNMYRAMTWAVLQTDIDPNDMDAVRETAKKILIESPVLEGQTQVSVNGKLLTADDLNSDPVNRGVSLVARVPEVRSRLVADQRALSSLGPLVMEGRDIGSVVFPESPLKFYIDASEEVRAARRQAQGHTDQVAERDRLDSTRKTSPLVIPEGAIVIDNSHLTLEGAVQAVLDRLPAK, translated from the coding sequence ATGATGAATATTGTCATCACCATCGACGGCCCCGCCGCCTCGGGCAAAAGCAGCGTCGCACGCATCCTCGCCCAACGTTTGGGATACATTTATGTCAATACGGGCAACATGTACCGGGCCATGACCTGGGCCGTTTTACAGACGGACATTGACCCTAATGACATGGATGCCGTGCGAGAAACAGCAAAGAAGATTCTGATTGAATCCCCGGTCTTAGAAGGCCAGACGCAAGTATCCGTGAATGGCAAACTGCTCACAGCGGATGACCTGAATAGCGATCCCGTCAACCGGGGTGTCTCACTCGTCGCGCGGGTGCCGGAGGTCAGGTCGCGGCTGGTGGCGGATCAGCGAGCGCTGTCCAGCCTTGGCCCTCTGGTCATGGAAGGGCGGGACATCGGCAGTGTGGTGTTCCCCGAAAGCCCGCTGAAGTTTTATATTGATGCCAGCGAGGAAGTCAGGGCCGCCCGCCGTCAGGCCCAGGGCCATACGGACCAGGTGGCCGAGCGTGACCGCCTGGACTCCACCCGCAAGACCTCTCCTCTGGTCATCCCGGAGGGCGCTATCGTGATTGATAACAGCCACCTTACCCTCGAAGGTGCCGTGCAGGCCGTTCTTGACCGTCTGCCGGCAAAGTGA
- a CDS encoding lysophospholipid acyltransferase family protein, translated as MNLSYRIGHIMFRAFARSFYDFRVIGEENLKLPGAALVVANHVSFMDPPFIGQAFDEAIYFFARKSLFDHPMAGKLLRSWHSIPIDRDKPDASSLKTTIRLLKSGKKVLMFPEGTRSYDGQPMKAEAGVGLFIAKSNAPVLPVRIHGTFEAYPRGAKFIRPARIRLVVGKSYQPDLKARAAAEGRDLYQSLADEVMDRISELTL; from the coding sequence ATGAATCTTTCTTACCGCATCGGTCACATCATGTTCCGCGCTTTCGCCCGGAGCTTTTATGACTTTCGTGTCATTGGCGAGGAGAACCTCAAGCTCCCGGGTGCCGCACTGGTGGTGGCCAACCACGTCAGCTTCATGGACCCGCCCTTCATCGGCCAGGCCTTTGACGAAGCCATCTACTTCTTCGCCCGCAAGTCCCTCTTCGATCATCCCATGGCAGGCAAGCTTCTGCGCAGCTGGCACTCCATCCCCATTGACCGTGATAAGCCCGATGCCTCCAGCCTTAAGACCACCATCCGCCTGCTGAAGAGCGGCAAAAAGGTGCTCATGTTTCCTGAAGGTACCCGCAGTTATGACGGCCAGCCCATGAAGGCCGAGGCGGGCGTGGGCCTCTTCATTGCCAAGAGTAACGCCCCTGTGCTGCCCGTGCGCATCCATGGCACCTTTGAGGCCTACCCGCGCGGTGCCAAATTCATCCGCCCCGCCCGCATCCGCCTCGTCGTCGGCAAATCTTATCAGCCCGATCTCAAAGCCCGCGCCGCCGCTGAAGGCCGCGACCTCTACCAGTCTCTCGCCGATGAGGTCATGGACCGCATCAGCGAGCTGACGTTGTAA
- a CDS encoding Gfo/Idh/MocA family oxidoreductase gives MTSVFTRRQFAQTTGSAAILTAAGTLRAQQKVDSMETLRIGLVGCGGRGTGAASQALGADYNAKIVAMADIDDAQIENSIKSLSQKYPDRVDVQPDKRFIGLDAYQKLIDSGVDVVLLASPPGFRPVHLMAAVDAGKHIFAEKPMAVDTIGYHLAMAAVKKAAEKKLNLVAGFCWRYSTSRSEAFKRVQDGDIGAVTSVLATYHTGPVKPMPPASARTPAMSDVEWQIRNWYNFSWLSGDSIAEQAVHSIDKICWAMGDKPPVSCIATGGRQIPAEGGNIYDHFHAAFEWGNGLMCHLANRQIKGCAGHNQDVVRGEKGVLIIGKGSAPFIDGPKRWRFRGSEKNMYDLEHEALFNAIRKGEVINDGERMMLSTLVGIMGREAAYTGQLITWDHMLACTQDLAPDDLKWGDSFTPTPMPMPGVTKFQLPEPEKPENVEAGKEKKKA, from the coding sequence ATGACCTCCGTGTTTACCCGCCGTCAATTTGCCCAGACCACCGGCTCTGCCGCCATTCTCACCGCTGCTGGCACCCTCCGTGCGCAGCAGAAAGTGGACTCTATGGAAACGCTACGCATCGGCCTAGTGGGCTGTGGCGGGCGTGGCACGGGGGCGGCTTCACAGGCGCTGGGGGCGGATTACAATGCCAAAATCGTGGCAATGGCGGACATTGATGACGCCCAGATTGAGAACAGCATCAAGAGTCTGTCCCAAAAATATCCGGACCGGGTGGACGTGCAGCCGGACAAGCGTTTCATCGGCCTGGATGCCTACCAGAAGCTCATTGACAGCGGCGTGGACGTGGTGCTCCTGGCTAGCCCTCCGGGATTCCGTCCGGTTCATTTGATGGCCGCAGTGGATGCCGGGAAGCACATTTTTGCCGAAAAACCCATGGCCGTGGACACCATAGGTTATCACCTGGCCATGGCGGCGGTGAAGAAGGCGGCGGAGAAAAAACTGAACCTGGTAGCCGGCTTCTGCTGGCGCTACAGCACCTCCCGCTCGGAGGCCTTCAAGCGTGTACAGGATGGCGACATTGGCGCAGTCACGAGCGTGCTGGCCACCTATCACACCGGTCCGGTGAAGCCCATGCCGCCCGCCAGCGCCCGCACGCCGGCGATGAGCGATGTGGAGTGGCAGATACGCAACTGGTATAACTTTTCCTGGCTCAGCGGCGACAGCATCGCCGAGCAGGCCGTGCACAGCATTGACAAGATCTGCTGGGCCATGGGGGACAAACCGCCCGTCAGTTGCATCGCCACAGGCGGCCGCCAGATCCCGGCGGAAGGCGGCAATATTTACGACCACTTTCATGCCGCTTTTGAATGGGGCAACGGCCTGATGTGCCATCTGGCCAACCGCCAGATCAAAGGCTGCGCCGGGCATAACCAGGATGTGGTGCGTGGTGAAAAAGGCGTACTCATCATTGGCAAAGGATCGGCTCCCTTTATTGACGGACCCAAGCGCTGGCGCTTCCGTGGCAGCGAGAAAAACATGTATGATCTGGAGCATGAAGCCCTCTTCAATGCCATCCGCAAAGGCGAAGTGATCAATGACGGCGAGCGCATGATGCTCTCCACCCTGGTGGGCATCATGGGTCGTGAGGCCGCCTACACGGGGCAGCTCATCACCTGGGACCATATGCTGGCCTGCACGCAGGATCTGGCACCGGATGACCTGAAATGGGGCGACAGCTTCACACCGACTCCGATGCCGATGCCGGGCGTGACCAAGTTCCAGCTTCCTGAACCGGAGAAGCCGGAAAATGTGGAGGCAGGCAAGGAGAAAAAGAAGGCCTGA
- a CDS encoding PQQ-binding-like beta-propeller repeat protein has protein sequence MKPFYIPAIVLFSLSTQAADWPTFRGADRTDISSETGLLKKWPGNGPKKVWMNEDAGLGYAGYSIVGGTLYTLGARDAVEYVIAIDAATGKEKWSAEAGALLTNNWGDGPRSTPTVDGDKIYALSGKGTLVCLSAVDGKELWRVTMESLGGKVPGWGYCESPLVEGNLVIVTPGGAQGTLAAFDKTTGAKVWQSAEWTDPAQYASVIAVDHNGTRQLIQLTMQSVGGVNAADGKLLWKTEFPGKTAVIPTPIFKDGQVFVAAGYGVGCKSFKIGPDNVLEPLYDSTDMVNHHGGMVLVGDHLYGYSDKAGWSCLDFKTGVVQWAEKKALGKGAIHSADGMLYLLEEKTGTAVLIEANPKEWEEKGRFTLQPQTTQRNAKGMIWTHPVVSGGHLFLRDQELLFCFDVSGK, from the coding sequence ATGAAACCATTCTATATCCCAGCCATTGTTCTCTTCAGCCTTTCCACCCAGGCGGCCGACTGGCCCACCTTTCGCGGGGCAGACCGCACGGATATCTCCAGTGAAACCGGCTTGCTGAAAAAGTGGCCGGGCAATGGCCCCAAGAAAGTCTGGATGAACGAAGACGCCGGGCTGGGCTATGCCGGATATTCGATCGTTGGCGGCACGCTTTATACCCTGGGTGCACGGGATGCCGTGGAGTATGTCATCGCCATAGATGCGGCCACGGGGAAAGAAAAGTGGTCCGCTGAGGCCGGTGCCCTGCTGACGAACAACTGGGGCGATGGCCCCCGCAGCACCCCCACGGTGGATGGCGACAAAATTTATGCGCTTAGCGGCAAAGGAACTCTGGTCTGCCTGAGTGCTGTGGATGGCAAAGAACTGTGGCGTGTGACCATGGAAAGCCTGGGCGGCAAAGTTCCCGGCTGGGGTTATTGTGAAAGCCCGCTGGTGGAAGGAAACTTGGTCATCGTCACCCCTGGCGGTGCGCAGGGCACTTTGGCTGCCTTTGACAAAACAACGGGGGCCAAGGTCTGGCAGTCCGCTGAATGGACCGATCCGGCCCAGTACGCCTCCGTCATCGCCGTGGACCACAACGGCACCCGTCAGCTCATCCAGCTCACCATGCAGAGTGTCGGGGGCGTGAACGCTGCCGATGGCAAGCTGCTCTGGAAGACTGAATTCCCTGGCAAAACAGCGGTGATCCCCACGCCCATTTTTAAAGATGGCCAGGTCTTCGTCGCCGCCGGATACGGAGTCGGCTGCAAGTCCTTCAAAATCGGTCCGGACAACGTACTGGAGCCTCTGTATGACAGCACCGACATGGTGAACCATCACGGCGGCATGGTTCTGGTGGGAGATCATCTTTATGGCTATTCCGACAAAGCCGGCTGGAGCTGTCTGGATTTCAAAACGGGCGTGGTGCAGTGGGCTGAAAAGAAAGCTCTGGGCAAGGGAGCCATCCACAGCGCCGACGGCATGCTTTACCTGCTGGAGGAAAAAACCGGCACCGCCGTCCTTATCGAGGCCAACCCCAAAGAATGGGAAGAGAAAGGCCGCTTCACCCTCCAGCCCCAGACCACCCAGCGCAATGCCAAGGGCATGATCTGGACCCACCCCGTCGTCAGCGGCGGCCACCTCTTCCTCCGTGACCAGGAACTGCTATTTTGCTTTGATGTTAGCGGGAAGTAA
- a CDS encoding Gfo/Idh/MocA family oxidoreductase: MTRRHFLAASASAIAVNASVAAEDNKRLFIGQIGSGHAHAAGKMAAIRSLPDLWQVVGLVEPESSLQSTVTKKAPYDGLTLMTEEQLLATPDLKAVAVETRVESSCATALRCLQAGKHVHLDKPGSLDHAEFKAMRLEAEKRILTVQMGYMLRYNPAFTLLIQAVNEGWLGEITEIDAAMGKLANEATRKEIGALPGGGMFELACHVMDIVLTLMGKPESVHPFSTPHGSDGVKDNQMAVLQYPKATAVIRCNHTDPFGGPRRRFNVTGTEGTFEILPLESGKVNLSLTQARGSYKKGSQSFQLEVPKGRYDLEFMDLAQVVRGEKKLAWDAAHDIALHETVLRASGVWSDA; the protein is encoded by the coding sequence ATGACCCGCCGCCATTTTCTTGCTGCTTCCGCCTCCGCAATTGCCGTCAATGCCAGCGTGGCCGCAGAGGACAACAAGCGGCTTTTCATCGGTCAGATCGGCAGCGGCCATGCCCATGCCGCCGGAAAGATGGCCGCCATCCGCAGCCTGCCTGACCTTTGGCAGGTGGTGGGCCTTGTGGAGCCTGAATCCTCGCTTCAGTCCACGGTCACGAAAAAGGCCCCCTACGACGGCCTCACCCTGATGACGGAGGAGCAACTGCTCGCCACGCCCGACCTCAAAGCGGTGGCGGTGGAGACTCGGGTGGAATCCTCCTGCGCCACCGCGCTGCGCTGCCTGCAGGCAGGCAAGCACGTGCATCTGGACAAGCCCGGCTCCCTGGACCATGCCGAATTCAAAGCCATGCGCCTGGAGGCGGAAAAGCGAATTCTGACCGTTCAGATGGGCTACATGCTTCGCTACAATCCCGCTTTCACCTTGCTCATCCAGGCCGTCAATGAAGGCTGGCTGGGGGAGATCACAGAGATTGATGCTGCCATGGGCAAACTGGCCAATGAGGCCACGCGGAAGGAGATCGGCGCGCTCCCTGGCGGAGGCATGTTTGAGCTGGCATGTCATGTCATGGACATCGTCCTGACCCTCATGGGCAAGCCTGAGTCCGTGCATCCGTTTTCAACGCCTCATGGCAGCGATGGAGTGAAGGACAATCAAATGGCCGTGCTCCAGTATCCCAAGGCCACCGCCGTCATCCGCTGCAACCACACCGATCCTTTTGGCGGGCCGCGCCGCCGCTTCAACGTCACCGGCACCGAAGGCACCTTTGAGATCCTGCCGCTGGAATCAGGAAAGGTAAATCTTTCCCTCACCCAGGCCCGTGGAAGCTATAAAAAAGGCAGCCAGTCCTTCCAGTTGGAGGTGCCCAAAGGTCGCTACGATCTGGAATTTATGGATCTGGCTCAAGTCGTCCGAGGAGAGAAAAAGCTGGCCTGGGATGCTGCCCATGACATCGCGCTGCATGAGACCGTCCTGCGGGCCTCGGGTGTCTGGTCGGATGCATAA
- a CDS encoding zinc metallopeptidase: MLAIFIIIILLGFGVCQWAAGRFAQVTGPGMKERAPTAHTAEEVVKLFLAFEGVTDVEIVEHDGMASNYFDPRRRRLFLDPKVSQGSSMGAWAIALHEAAHATQTEGALGDLKWRQNVIRLNRYGPIFGLLGVGGMLFMRFPPRFAIAAFIAICVILLLLNLGTLAVEHNANARLRRFLENHLERYPDAHERLSGYLSRVALKEVGDILRSPRFFLFSALPGSGKIRPVK, translated from the coding sequence ATGCTGGCCATTTTTATCATCATCATCCTTCTGGGCTTTGGCGTCTGCCAGTGGGCGGCGGGCCGCTTTGCGCAGGTGACGGGACCGGGGATGAAGGAGCGTGCGCCAACGGCTCATACGGCCGAGGAGGTTGTGAAGCTCTTCCTGGCCTTTGAAGGGGTAACGGATGTGGAGATCGTTGAGCATGACGGCATGGCCTCCAATTACTTCGACCCGCGCCGCCGCCGTCTTTTTTTGGACCCGAAGGTGTCGCAGGGCAGTTCCATGGGAGCCTGGGCGATCGCCCTGCACGAGGCCGCCCACGCCACCCAGACTGAGGGTGCATTGGGAGATCTCAAGTGGCGGCAAAACGTCATCCGGCTGAACCGTTATGGCCCTATCTTTGGCCTGCTGGGCGTTGGAGGAATGTTGTTCATGCGCTTCCCACCCCGCTTTGCCATTGCTGCATTCATTGCCATTTGCGTCATCCTGTTGCTGCTGAATCTCGGCACCCTGGCCGTGGAGCACAATGCCAATGCCCGCCTGCGCCGCTTTCTTGAAAATCATCTGGAACGTTATCCTGATGCTCATGAGCGGCTCTCCGGATACCTTTCCCGTGTGGCCTTAAAGGAGGTCGGCGATATCCTGCGATCCCCGCGTTTTTTCCTCTTCAGCGCCCTCCCTGGCAGCGGCAAGATCCGGCCGGTGAAATGA